The DNA region CCCTGACGAACGGCCACGTTTTGCGCCAGATTGAGGGCGAAGGCCGTTTTCCCCATGCTCGGCCGGGCGGCCAGAATGATCAATTCGGAACCTTTCAGGCCGGACGTCATCTTGTCGAAATCGACGAAGCCCGTGGGAATGCCGCTGATGCCGGTCTTGTTGAAATGCTGGGCCTCGATCTGCTCATAGGATTCCATCAGCACGTCACGGATGGACACGAAACCGGCTCCCTTGATCCGCCGCTGGGAAATCTCCAGAATGCGTCGCTCCGCGTCGTTCAGGAGTTCCCCCAGCTCCTCCCCGCCCGCATAACCGCTGGCGGCGATCTGGGTGGCAGTGCGGATCAACCGGCGCAAGATCGCTTTTTCTTCCACGATTCGGGCATAGTAGTCCGCGTTGGCCGCCGTGGGGACCGCCGTGGACAGCTCGGTCAGGTATGACAATCCGCCCGTCTCTTCCAACCATTTGCGGTCCCTGAGTTCCGCGGTCAGGGTCACCAGGTCGACGGGTTCTCCCCGTTCCGCCAATTCCACCATCACCTGAAACAGTTTTTGGTGGGACTGCCGGTAAAAATCCTCCGGGCGAATCCGTTCCGTCACCTGATAAATGACGGAAGGCTCCAGGAAAATCGACCCCAACACCGCCTGCTCCGCTTCCAGGCTGTGCGGCGGCAGACGGTCGGCGAACAGCTCGCTCACGTTTCTCCCTCCCTTCTT from Staphylospora marina includes:
- the dnaB gene encoding replicative DNA helicase, whose translation is MSELFADRLPPHSLEAEQAVLGSIFLEPSVIYQVTERIRPEDFYRQSHQKLFQVMVELAERGEPVDLVTLTAELRDRKWLEETGGLSYLTELSTAVPTAANADYYARIVEEKAILRRLIRTATQIAASGYAGGEELGELLNDAERRILEISQRRIKGAGFVSIRDVLMESYEQIEAQHFNKTGISGIPTGFVDFDKMTSGLKGSELIILAARPSMGKTAFALNLAQNVAVRQGKTVAIFSLEMSASQLVMRMLASEGNIDAQAFRTGNLDEEDWEKLTMAMSALSEAPVFIDDTPGVTVFDIRAKLRRLQAEHGLDLVVIDYLQLITGRGRESRQQEISEISRSLKLMAREFDVPIIALSQLSRAVEQRQDKRPMLSDLRESGSIEQDADMVCFLYRDDYYNEESEKKNIAELIIGKQRNGPVGKVELLFLKNYAKFLSLEIRNSGIPE